CCTTCACGGTCTCCTTCAACGCCTCGGACGATTCGGGCATCGACCTCAAGCACGTCACCGTGGTCCTGTACCACGGCGCGACTCTGGAGACCTCCGACAGCGGCGCCGTCGCCAATGGCAACGACGACTCCCTCGCCACCTGCAAGAAGGTGAACGCGACGACGGCGTCCTGCAAGGCGAGCTTCACTGTCGAGACGCAGAAGAACCTGATCAACTCGGTCGCCGGCACCTGGAAGGTCTGGGCGCTCGCCGTGGCCAAGGACGCCGACTTCGTCAAGAAGGACCCGGCCAAGACCTTCAAGATCCAGCGCCAGACGAAGCTCACCGGCGCCAACGCCTCTCCGGAGCCGGTCAAGAAGGGCAAGACCATCACGGTCACCAGCAAGCTGACCCGCGCCAACTGGGACACCGAGAAGTTCCCGGCGTACGGCGGCCAGTCGGTGAAGCTGCAGTTCAAGAAGGCGGGCACGTCCGTCTACAAGGACGTCAAGTCGGTCAAGTCGTCCTCCACGGGCGCCCTGAAGACCACGGTCAAGGCGTCCGCCGACGGTGCGTACCGCTACGTCTTCGCCGGCAGCTCGGGCACGGCGGCCGCGACCTCCGCGGCCGACGCCATCGACGTGAAGTAAGGCGGCCCAGCCGCTGGGGGGCGCGCCGGGCGCACCGGGGTGCCCCCACCCGCAGAGCCCGCGGGTCGACCGACCCGCGATCACCCGGCCCACGTGAGGACGACCGTCGGGCCCACTTCTCCACCGGGGGAATACATGCGTATGCGTGCCACTGTCATCGCCGTCTCCGGCGCCCTCGCCCTGTCCGCCTTCGCCGTTCCGGCCGCGCAGGCCGATGGGGCGCCGGTGCCCGGCAGCCTCGCGGCGGCCACCCCGTTCGGGGCCCTCGCGGACGAGGTCGTCGGCGACACCGTCATCAAGAAGGTCACCGTCAACGGTGGCAAGGACATCGTCGTCGGCACCTCCAAGAAGAAGAGCGTCACCCTCTCGGTCACCGCGACCGACCCGTCGGGCATCGCGGACGGCTACGCGTTCCTGTGGAAGGGCAACGACATCGACTCCGGCGACGTCGTCGGCGCGATGGTCCCGGACGCCGAGTTCGGCACCTGCACCGCCGTCGACGCGACCACCTCGACCTGCAAGGTGACCGTCGTCGCCGACCCGAAGGACAACATCTACAGCAACATCCTGGCCGGCAAGTGGCACGTCTTCGCCGGTGCCCAGGCCAACGACGGCGACTACATCATCAAGGAGAAGCACTCCACGGCCGGCGTCAAGCGTGCCTCCGCGCTGACCGTCAACGCCTCTCCGGAGCCGGTCAAGAAG
The Streptomyces griseiscabiei DNA segment above includes these coding regions:
- a CDS encoding DUF5707 domain-containing protein is translated as MRMRATVIAVSGALALSAFAVPAAQADGAPVPGSLAAATPFGALADEVVGDTVIKKVTVNGGKDIVVGTSKKKSVTLSVTATDPSGIADGYAFLWKGNDIDSGDVVGAMVPDAEFGTCTAVDATTSTCKVTVVADPKDNIYSNILAGKWHVFAGAQANDGDYIIKEKHSTAGVKRASALTVNASPEPVKKGKTITVTGKLTRANWDTLKYAGYTSQSVKLQFKKKGTSVYKDVKTVKSGSGGALKTTVKAAADGTFRYVFAGTSTTPAVTSAGDAIDVK
- a CDS encoding DUF5707 domain-containing protein, which gives rise to MRKRAIVGALTGALALTAFVAPAAQAAPTAGDTKISDVVVNGGKSVVVGSGKKTFTVSFNASDDSGIDLKHVTVVLYHGATLETSDSGAVANGNDDSLATCKKVNATTASCKASFTVETQKNLINSVAGTWKVWALAVAKDADFVKKDPAKTFKIQRQTKLTGANASPEPVKKGKTITVTSKLTRANWDTEKFPAYGGQSVKLQFKKAGTSVYKDVKSVKSSSTGALKTTVKASADGAYRYVFAGSSGTAAATSAADAIDVK